A part of Candidatus Stoquefichus sp. SB1 genomic DNA contains:
- a CDS encoding IS30 family transposase yields the protein MVKSNSIHHLTYKQRQHIETLLNESVKLCNIASELHKDPRGIKKEIVNHRQLSVRQNAKNKCGLQIVCKKSRLCNNCESGLCKYCSYAKCSTLCCDFQELPECKTMKRFPYVCNGCDKIKECPLPKVFYKASTAQTEYEFNVSEHKKGPQLNAVQMKQLDKIISDGVKRGIAIEVIIETNHLHIAPSTVYHYIDLNLLEVKNIDLKRKVRYHQRYTIKPKAKPLNYDYLNNRRFDDFTQYLLENPGVNIWQMDTLIGKKGEGENTVLSLLYTKTNLQLFFKLRSNCADEVNRVFERIKKHLGSDLFKEIFECLLTDNGKEFSDPLSIEADSQTGETLTHVFYCNPGRSDQKGKCEKNHEHFRECIPQGISFNPYMHSDIIKISNQVNNYPRKMLGFHSPYESTMSLLNKKVFELNQLHEIPAHKVTLKYPRKV from the coding sequence ATGGTTAAAAGTAATTCAATTCATCATTTAACTTATAAACAAAGGCAACACATTGAAACTCTTTTAAATGAATCCGTTAAGCTTTGCAATATTGCTTCAGAACTTCATAAGGATCCAAGAGGCATCAAAAAAGAAATTGTCAACCACAGGCAACTCTCCGTTAGACAGAATGCAAAAAACAAATGTGGTTTGCAGATTGTCTGTAAAAAATCAAGACTCTGTAATAACTGTGAATCTGGTTTATGCAAATACTGCAGCTATGCTAAATGTTCTACTCTCTGCTGTGATTTCCAGGAACTTCCTGAATGCAAAACAATGAAACGTTTCCCATATGTATGCAATGGCTGTGATAAAATCAAGGAATGCCCTTTACCAAAGGTATTCTATAAGGCTTCTACTGCTCAAACTGAATATGAATTTAATGTTTCAGAACACAAAAAAGGTCCTCAATTAAATGCAGTTCAAATGAAGCAGCTTGATAAGATTATCAGTGATGGTGTGAAACGAGGAATAGCCATTGAAGTCATCATAGAAACAAATCATCTTCATATTGCTCCCAGTACTGTCTATCATTACATTGATCTTAACTTATTGGAAGTCAAGAACATCGATCTGAAACGTAAAGTCAGATATCACCAAAGGTATACAATAAAGCCAAAAGCGAAGCCATTAAACTATGATTATTTAAATAATAGACGATTTGATGACTTTACTCAATATCTACTTGAAAATCCTGGAGTAAATATTTGGCAAATGGATACTTTAATAGGTAAAAAGGGAGAAGGCGAAAATACAGTCTTATCTCTTCTCTATACAAAAACAAATCTTCAGTTGTTTTTCAAACTAAGATCAAACTGTGCAGATGAAGTGAATAGAGTTTTTGAAAGAATCAAAAAGCATCTGGGAAGTGATCTCTTCAAGGAAATATTTGAATGTCTGCTTACAGATAACGGAAAGGAATTTTCAGATCCGTTATCAATTGAAGCAGATTCTCAGACTGGCGAAACACTTACACATGTTTTTTACTGCAATCCAGGAAGAAGTGACCAGAAAGGAAAATGTGAAAAGAATCATGAACACTTTAGAGAATGCATTCCTCAGGGTATAAGTTTTAATCCATATATGCATTCAGATATCATAAAGATATCAAATCAGGTAAACAATTATCCCAGAAAAATGTTAGGCTTTCATTCACCATATGAAAGTACAATGTCATTACTCAATAAAAAAGTATTTGAGCTAAATCAGCTTCATGAGATACCCGCTCATAAAGTTACACTCAAATACCCTAGAAAAGTTTAA
- the rpsJ gene encoding 30S ribosomal protein S10 yields the protein MANNKIRIRLKSFDHKILDASAEKIVAAAKKSGAQVVGPVPLPTEKEIYTILRAVHKYKDSREQFEIRTHKRLIDIVNPTPETVDVLTRLELPSGVDIEIKL from the coding sequence ATGGCAAACAACAAAATTAGAATCAGATTGAAATCATTTGATCACAAAATCTTAGATGCTTCTGCAGAAAAGATTGTAGCAGCTGCTAAAAAATCAGGTGCTCAAGTAGTTGGTCCTGTACCACTACCAACAGAAAAAGAAATTTATACTATCTTAAGAGCAGTTCATAAGTATAAAGATTCTCGTGAACAATTTGAAATCAGAACTCACAAACGTCTAATTGACATTGTGAATCCTACACCAGAAACAGTTGATGTATTAACTCGTTTAGAATTACCAAGTGGTGTGGATATTGAAATTAAATTATAA
- the rplC gene encoding 50S ribosomal protein L3, whose protein sequence is MKGILGRKIGMTQVFTTDGKLIPVTVVEATPNVVLQKKTIATDGYDAIQVGFEDKREKLATKAHKGHVAKAETAPKRFIKEFRYDEMMSYEVGQEIKVDSFVAGEVVDVTGTSKGKGYQGVIKRHGHSIGPKGHGSGAHRIVGSMGPIAPNRIAPGKKLPGQMGNVTRTVQNLEIIAVDVENNVLLISGSIPGPKKGLVVVKTAIKANGKVNPAEDLIIYEEEIVESPVVEETTEAADTAAAE, encoded by the coding sequence ATGAAAGGAATCTTAGGTCGTAAGATTGGAATGACTCAAGTTTTCACTACTGATGGAAAGTTAATCCCAGTTACAGTTGTAGAAGCAACTCCAAACGTTGTATTACAAAAGAAAACAATTGCTACTGATGGATATGATGCAATCCAAGTTGGTTTTGAAGATAAGAGAGAAAAATTAGCAACTAAAGCTCATAAAGGACATGTTGCAAAAGCTGAAACAGCTCCTAAGCGCTTCATTAAAGAATTTCGTTATGACGAAATGATGAGTTATGAAGTTGGTCAAGAAATTAAAGTTGATAGCTTTGTAGCTGGTGAAGTTGTAGATGTAACTGGAACTAGCAAAGGTAAAGGTTATCAAGGTGTTATAAAAAGACATGGACATAGTATTGGTCCTAAAGGACATGGTTCTGGTGCTCATAGAATCGTTGGTTCAATGGGTCCTATCGCTCCTAACAGAATCGCTCCAGGTAAGAAGTTACCAGGACAAATGGGGAACGTAACAAGAACAGTTCAAAATTTAGAGATCATTGCTGTTGATGTAGAAAACAATGTATTATTAATCAGTGGATCAATCCCTGGTCCTAAAAAAGGATTAGTAGTTGTGAAAACTGCTATTAAAGCAAATGGTAAGGTTAACCCTGCTGAAGATTTAATTATCTATGAAGAAGAAATCGTTGAAAGCCCAGTAGTAGAAGAAACTACTGAAGCAGCTGATACAGCTGCTGCTGAATAA
- the rplD gene encoding 50S ribosomal protein L4, giving the protein MLKVAVYNQEGKKVKDTELNESVFGIEPNNQAIFDMVLLQRASWRQGTHKVKNRTEVKGGGKKPWRQKGTGRARQGSIRAPQWRGGGVVFGPTPDRNYKLKMNRKVRRLALKSALSQKVIDNELTVLDNIVLDAPKTKDMVKVLENLEANRKTLIVMDEINENVALSARNIPGVKVIESKGLNVYDILDSTKLVMTEEAIKAVEEVLA; this is encoded by the coding sequence ATGTTAAAAGTTGCAGTATATAACCAAGAAGGAAAAAAAGTTAAAGATACAGAATTAAATGAATCTGTATTCGGTATTGAACCAAACAATCAAGCAATCTTTGATATGGTCTTACTACAAAGAGCTTCATGGAGACAAGGGACTCATAAAGTGAAAAACCGTACTGAAGTCAAAGGTGGAGGTAAGAAACCTTGGAGACAAAAAGGTACTGGTAGAGCTAGACAAGGATCTATCCGTGCTCCACAATGGAGAGGTGGAGGAGTTGTATTTGGACCTACACCAGATAGAAACTATAAGTTAAAAATGAACAGAAAAGTAAGACGTTTAGCATTAAAATCTGCTTTAAGTCAAAAAGTTATCGATAACGAATTAACTGTATTAGATAATATCGTTTTAGATGCTCCAAAGACTAAAGATATGGTAAAAGTTTTAGAAAACTTAGAAGCAAACAGAAAAACATTAATCGTTATGGACGAAATCAATGAAAACGTTGCTTTATCTGCTAGAAATATTCCAGGAGTTAAAGTTATCGAATCAAAAGGACTTAACGTATATGATATCTTAGATAGCACTAAGTTAGTAATGACTGAAGAAGCTATCAAAGCTGTTGAGGAGGTATTGGCATAA
- the rplW gene encoding 50S ribosomal protein L23, whose product MAHITDVLKKPVLTEKSLLLQQNENKYTFDVELTANKIEIKQAVEKMFDVKVESVNIMNVRPKTKRMGRYVGKTNKRKKAIVKLKEGYEINLFGEE is encoded by the coding sequence ATGGCACATATTACAGATGTTTTAAAGAAACCAGTACTTACTGAAAAATCTTTATTGTTACAACAAAACGAAAACAAATATACATTTGATGTAGAATTAACTGCTAATAAAATTGAAATAAAACAAGCAGTTGAAAAAATGTTTGATGTAAAAGTTGAAAGTGTCAACATTATGAATGTAAGACCTAAAACAAAAAGAATGGGTAGATACGTTGGTAAAACAAACAAAAGAAAAAAAGCTATTGTTAAATTAAAAGAAGGATATGAAATCAACTTATTCGGTGAAGAATAA
- the rplB gene encoding 50S ribosomal protein L2, translating to MAIKVYKPTTNGRRNMTALTYEEITATKPEKSLTIRLSKKGGRNNQGVITTRHHGGGHKRLYRIIDFKRNKDDVVGKVATIEYDPNRSANIALIHYADGEKRYILAPKGLEVGMTIVSGENADIIVGNCLPMGNMPEGTVIHNLEMQPGKGGQIARSAGVSAQILGKEGKYVTVRLASGEVRKFLAVCRATVGVVGNEDYGLVNYGKAGRNRWRGIRPTVRGSVMNPNDHPHGGGEGRTSIGRKAPMTPWGKKALGVKTRNSKKASNKMIVRRRNGK from the coding sequence ATGGCTATTAAAGTATATAAGCCTACGACAAACGGTCGTCGTAATATGACAGCTTTGACTTATGAAGAAATTACAGCTACTAAGCCAGAGAAATCATTAACAATCCGTTTATCTAAAAAAGGTGGACGTAATAACCAAGGTGTTATCACTACTCGTCATCACGGTGGTGGACATAAACGTTTATATCGTATTATTGATTTCAAACGTAATAAAGATGATGTTGTTGGAAAAGTTGCAACAATTGAATATGATCCTAATAGATCAGCAAACATCGCATTAATTCATTATGCAGATGGTGAAAAAAGATATATTCTTGCTCCTAAAGGATTAGAAGTAGGAATGACAATTGTATCAGGAGAAAATGCTGATATTATTGTTGGTAACTGTTTACCAATGGGAAATATGCCTGAAGGTACAGTTATTCATAACCTTGAAATGCAACCAGGTAAAGGTGGACAAATCGCAAGATCTGCTGGTGTGTCTGCACAAATCTTAGGTAAAGAAGGAAAATATGTCACTGTAAGATTAGCTTCTGGAGAAGTAAGAAAATTCTTAGCTGTTTGTAGAGCAACAGTTGGTGTTGTTGGAAACGAAGACTATGGATTGGTTAACTATGGTAAAGCTGGTCGTAACAGATGGAGAGGTATTAGACCTACAGTTCGTGGTTCTGTAATGAACCCTAATGATCACCCTCATGGTGGTGGTGAAGGTAGAACTTCAATTGGTCGTAAAGCTCCAATGACTCCTTGGGGTAAAAAAGCTCTTGGAGTTAAGACAAGAAATTCAAAGAAAGCTTCAAATAAAATGATCGTGCGTCGTCGTAACGGTAAATAA
- the rpsS gene encoding 30S ribosomal protein S19 → MARSLKKGPFVDEHLMKKVEALNAASKKEVIKTWSRRSTIFPQFIEHTFAVYNGREHIPVYVTEDMVGHKLGEFAPTRTYHGHDADDKKSGK, encoded by the coding sequence ATGGCAAGAAGTTTAAAAAAAGGTCCATTCGTGGATGAACACTTAATGAAAAAAGTTGAAGCATTAAATGCTGCAAGTAAAAAAGAAGTCATTAAAACATGGTCAAGACGTTCTACAATCTTCCCACAATTTATTGAACATACGTTCGCAGTATATAACGGAAGAGAACATATCCCAGTTTATGTAACTGAAGATATGGTAGGTCATAAATTAGGAGAATTTGCTCCTACAAGAACTTATCATGGTCATGATGCTGATGATAAAAAGTCAGGTAAATAG
- the rplV gene encoding 50S ribosomal protein L22 — protein MEARAQAKMIRVSPQKARLVVDLVRGKNVKEALGILEYVNKSATPAIIKVVKSAAQNAVFNEGAEEEKLFIKEIFVDEGPTLKRFRARAKGSGTQILKRTSHITCVVAER, from the coding sequence ATGGAAGCAAGAGCACAAGCTAAAATGATTCGTGTTTCGCCTCAAAAAGCTAGATTAGTCGTTGACTTAGTAAGAGGTAAGAATGTGAAAGAAGCACTTGGTATCTTAGAATACGTAAATAAGAGTGCAACACCTGCAATCATTAAAGTCGTTAAATCTGCTGCACAGAACGCTGTTTTCAATGAAGGTGCAGAAGAAGAAAAATTATTCATTAAAGAAATTTTTGTAGACGAAGGTCCTACATTAAAGAGATTCCGCGCTAGAGCTAAAGGTAGCGGTACTCAAATTTTAAAAAGAACAAGCCACATTACATGTGTGGTTGCTGAAAGATAG
- the rpsC gene encoding 30S ribosomal protein S3, whose protein sequence is MGQKVSPVGLRVGVNRDWNSRWYANDKDFASLLHEDIRIREFLNAKLKGAYVANIEIERSKNRVNIFVHTSRPGVVIGKDGEAVDALRKEVAKMVAGKQVFINIVEIKNPDVVAQLVANKIAEQLENRASFRTVQKRAIQSAMRAGAKGIKTCVSGRLGGADMARTEGYSEGNVPLHTLRADIDYATAEADTTYGKLGVKVWICKGEILPAKKKGDK, encoded by the coding sequence ATGGGTCAAAAAGTAAGTCCAGTAGGATTACGTGTTGGCGTTAACCGTGATTGGAATTCAAGATGGTACGCTAATGATAAAGACTTTGCTTCATTATTACACGAAGATATTAGAATTCGTGAATTCTTAAATGCAAAGTTAAAAGGCGCTTATGTCGCAAATATTGAAATTGAAAGATCTAAAAATAGAGTAAACATCTTCGTTCATACATCTAGACCTGGTGTTGTTATTGGGAAAGATGGAGAAGCAGTAGATGCTTTAAGAAAAGAAGTTGCTAAAATGGTAGCTGGTAAACAAGTGTTTATCAATATCGTTGAAATTAAAAATCCAGATGTTGTTGCTCAACTTGTTGCTAACAAGATTGCAGAACAATTAGAAAATCGTGCTTCATTTAGAACAGTTCAAAAAAGAGCAATCCAAAGTGCTATGAGAGCTGGAGCTAAAGGAATTAAAACTTGTGTATCAGGTCGTTTAGGTGGTGCTGATATGGCAAGAACAGAAGGATATTCTGAAGGAAATGTACCTCTTCACACATTAAGAGCTGACATTGATTATGCGACTGCAGAAGCAGATACAACTTATGGAAAATTAGGAGTAAAAGTTTGGATTTGTAAGGGAGAAATTCTTCCTGCAAAGAAGAAAGGGGATAAATAA
- the rplP gene encoding 50S ribosomal protein L16 — protein sequence MLMPKRTKYRRPHRIKYEGKAKGGTVVSFGEYGLQAQEGAWITSRQIEAARIAMNRYMKRGGQVWIRIFPHLAKTKKPLEVRMGSGKGAPEEWVAVVKTGRVMFEVAGVEEEVAREALRLASHKLPIKCKIIGRGE from the coding sequence ATGTTGATGCCTAAGAGAACTAAATATAGAAGACCTCATAGAATTAAATATGAAGGTAAAGCTAAAGGTGGAACTGTAGTTTCTTTTGGTGAATATGGATTACAAGCTCAAGAAGGTGCTTGGATTACTTCAAGACAAATCGAAGCAGCTCGTATCGCTATGAACCGTTATATGAAACGTGGTGGTCAAGTTTGGATTAGAATTTTCCCTCATTTAGCGAAAACAAAGAAACCTCTTGAAGTCCGTATGGGTTCAGGTAAAGGTGCTCCAGAAGAATGGGTAGCAGTAGTAAAAACAGGACGTGTAATGTTCGAAGTCGCTGGTGTAGAAGAAGAAGTTGCAAGAGAAGCTTTAAGACTTGCATCTCATAAACTACCAATCAAGTGTAAGATTATTGGAAGAGGTGAGTAA
- the rpmC gene encoding 50S ribosomal protein L29 — MTVQDIRNTETQELLNKVEEYKKELFGLRFQAATGQLENTARIRTVRKNIAKIKTIIRERELNK; from the coding sequence GTGACAGTTCAAGATATTAGAAATACAGAAACTCAAGAATTACTTAACAAAGTAGAAGAGTACAAGAAAGAGCTATTTGGATTAAGATTCCAAGCAGCAACTGGTCAATTAGAAAACACTGCTCGTATTAGAACAGTGAGAAAAAATATTGCTAAGATTAAAACAATTATTAGAGAAAGAGAATTAAACAAATAA
- the rpsQ gene encoding 30S ribosomal protein S17: MERNNRKVYTGTVISTKMDKTITVLVETHVKHKLYGKRVKSSKKFKAHDEENIARDGDIVKIMATRPLSATKRFRLVEVVKKAEII; encoded by the coding sequence ATGGAAAGAAACAATCGTAAAGTTTATACTGGAACAGTTATTTCTACAAAAATGGATAAAACAATCACTGTTTTAGTTGAAACTCATGTTAAACATAAATTATACGGAAAACGTGTTAAATCTTCTAAAAAGTTTAAGGCTCATGATGAAGAAAATATTGCAAGAGATGGAGATATTGTTAAAATTATGGCAACTCGTCCATTATCTGCAACTAAACGTTTCCGTTTAGTAGAAGTAGTAAAAAAAGCAGAAATTATATAA
- the rplN gene encoding 50S ribosomal protein L14, whose protein sequence is MIHNESRLKVADNTGAKEVLVIRNLGGSNRKFSNIGDIVVATVKQATPGGTVKKGEVVKAVIVRTRYGVNRENGSLIKFDDNACVIIKDDNSPKGTRIFGPVARELRDADFMKIVSLAPEVL, encoded by the coding sequence ATGATCCATAATGAAAGCAGATTAAAAGTTGCTGACAATACAGGAGCAAAAGAAGTACTAGTAATTAGAAACCTTGGTGGTTCAAATAGAAAATTTAGTAACATCGGTGATATCGTCGTGGCAACAGTGAAACAAGCGACTCCAGGTGGTACAGTTAAAAAAGGTGAAGTAGTGAAAGCTGTTATCGTAAGAACAAGATATGGTGTTAACCGTGAAAATGGTTCTTTAATCAAATTTGATGATAACGCATGCGTTATTATTAAAGATGATAATTCACCTAAAGGAACTCGTATCTTTGGACCGGTTGCAAGAGAGTTAAGAGATGCAGATTTCATGAAAATCGTATCATTAGCTCCTGAGGTATTATAG
- the rplX gene encoding 50S ribosomal protein L24, with amino-acid sequence MKLRVGDTVQVIAGSDKGKTGEIIQILRKEDRVIVEGVNMVTKHIKPSQTDPEGGIVTREAPIHVSNVAYYDSKAKETVKIGYDFDSEGKKFRINKKTGKPLEKTKKKK; translated from the coding sequence ATGAAATTACGTGTTGGTGATACAGTTCAAGTTATCGCTGGTAGCGATAAAGGGAAAACTGGAGAAATTATTCAAATTCTGAGAAAAGAAGATAGAGTGATTGTTGAAGGTGTTAATATGGTAACAAAACACATCAAACCATCACAAACTGATCCAGAAGGTGGAATTGTAACAAGAGAAGCACCTATTCATGTTTCAAATGTTGCATACTATGATTCAAAAGCAAAAGAAACTGTTAAAATTGGATACGACTTCGATAGTGAAGGTAAAAAATTCCGTATCAATAAGAAAACAGGAAAACCATTAGAAAAAACAAAAAAGAAAAAGTAA
- the rplE gene encoding 50S ribosomal protein L5, which produces MNRLKERYENEISKSLMTKFNYSSVMQVPAMEKIVINIGVGDAVSNSKLLDEAVEELTLITGQKPVITKAKKSIAGFKLREGMPIGCKVTLRGERMYEFLDKLVSISLPRVRDFRGVPKNSFDGRGNYTLGVKEQLIFPEINFDKVNKIRGMDIVFVTTAKTDEEGHELLAQLGMPFHK; this is translated from the coding sequence ATGAACCGACTAAAGGAACGTTATGAAAATGAAATTAGTAAGTCATTAATGACTAAATTTAATTATAGTTCTGTAATGCAAGTTCCAGCTATGGAAAAAATTGTTATCAACATTGGTGTTGGTGATGCAGTAAGCAATTCTAAATTATTGGATGAAGCTGTAGAAGAATTAACTTTAATTACAGGACAAAAACCAGTGATTACTAAAGCTAAAAAATCAATTGCTGGATTTAAATTACGTGAAGGAATGCCAATTGGATGTAAAGTGACATTACGTGGTGAAAGAATGTATGAATTCTTAGATAAGTTAGTAAGTATTTCTTTACCTCGTGTAAGAGACTTTAGAGGTGTACCTAAAAACTCATTTGATGGAAGAGGAAATTATACTTTAGGTGTTAAAGAACAATTAATTTTCCCAGAAATCAATTTTGATAAAGTAAATAAAATTAGAGGAATGGATATCGTATTCGTAACAACTGCTAAGACTGACGAAGAAGGTCACGAATTATTAGCACAATTAGGAATGCCTTTCCATAAATAA
- a CDS encoding type Z 30S ribosomal protein S14, with protein sequence MAKTSMKVKQQRPQKYKVREYTRCERCGRPHSVIKKFKLCRICFRELAYKGEIPGVKKASW encoded by the coding sequence ATGGCTAAAACATCAATGAAAGTTAAACAACAACGTCCTCAAAAATACAAAGTTCGTGAATATACAAGATGCGAACGTTGTGGACGTCCACATTCAGTAATTAAGAAATTTAAATTATGCCGTATTTGCTTCAGAGAATTAGCTTACAAAGGTGAAATTCCTGGTGTTAAAAAAGCAAGCTGGTAA
- the rpsH gene encoding 30S ribosomal protein S8 produces MVTDPIADMLTRIRNANQQRHEEVVIPMSKLKAQLAEILKNEGFIKGYKIEGEGVIKNIVITLKYKGNDRVITGLKRVSKPGLRQYAKVNEIPKVLNGLGIVVLSTSQGLMTDKEARAKKVGGEVLAYIW; encoded by the coding sequence ATGGTAACAGATCCAATTGCAGATATGTTAACAAGAATTCGTAATGCGAATCAACAACGCCACGAGGAAGTTGTTATTCCTATGTCAAAATTAAAAGCTCAATTAGCTGAAATTTTGAAAAACGAAGGATTTATTAAAGGATACAAAATTGAAGGTGAAGGTGTTATTAAAAACATCGTTATCACTTTAAAATACAAAGGTAATGATAGAGTAATCACAGGATTAAAGAGAGTATCTAAACCTGGTTTACGTCAATATGCAAAAGTTAATGAAATTCCTAAGGTATTAAATGGTTTAGGAATCGTAGTATTATCAACTTCTCAAGGGCTTATGACTGATAAAGAAGCAAGAGCTAAAAAAGTTGGTGGAGAAGTATTAGCATATATCTGGTAA
- the rplF gene encoding 50S ribosomal protein L6 — translation MSRVGNKIINVPEGVKVEIASDNTVTVTGAKGTLVRQFSPFIKIDMDGNEIKVNRTSEQKTVKQLHGTTRALLANMIDGVHNGFEKNLEIVGIGYRAQMQGNKLVLNVGFSHQVEIEGEEGVKIETPTQTTIKVSGISKERVGEIAARIRAVKKPEPYKGKGIKYVGERIIRKEGKTAGKK, via the coding sequence ATGTCTCGTGTAGGTAATAAAATTATCAATGTACCTGAAGGTGTAAAAGTAGAAATCGCTAGCGATAATACTGTCACTGTAACTGGTGCTAAAGGGACTTTAGTCAGACAATTTTCACCATTTATCAAAATTGATATGGATGGAAATGAAATTAAAGTAAACAGAACAAGTGAACAAAAGACTGTGAAACAATTACACGGTACTACAAGAGCATTACTTGCAAACATGATCGATGGTGTACACAACGGATTTGAAAAGAACTTAGAAATCGTTGGTATTGGATACCGTGCTCAAATGCAAGGTAATAAATTAGTATTAAATGTTGGATTCTCTCATCAAGTTGAAATTGAGGGTGAAGAAGGAGTTAAAATTGAAACTCCTACACAAACAACTATTAAAGTATCTGGAATTTCTAAGGAAAGAGTTGGCGAAATTGCTGCTAGAATTAGAGCAGTGAAGAAACCTGAGCCTTATAAAGGAAAAGGTATTAAATATGTTGGTGAAAGAATTATTAGAAAAGAAGGTAAAACTGCTGGTAAGAAGTAG
- the rplR gene encoding 50S ribosomal protein L18, with protein MAKTMSRNDLRQKRHARVRRKISGTPECPRLNVFRSSSHIHAQIIDDVNGVTLVAASSVDMKLANGGNVEAATQVGKEIAKRAIAKNIENVVFDRGGYIYHGRVKALAEAAREAGLKF; from the coding sequence ATGGCTAAAACTATGTCAAGAAACGATTTACGTCAAAAACGTCATGCTAGAGTTCGTAGAAAAATCAGCGGAACTCCTGAATGTCCACGTTTAAATGTATTCCGTTCAAGCTCTCATATCCATGCCCAAATTATTGATGATGTAAACGGAGTAACTTTAGTTGCTGCATCTTCAGTAGATATGAAACTAGCAAACGGTGGAAATGTAGAAGCTGCTACTCAAGTTGGTAAAGAAATTGCGAAAAGAGCTATCGCTAAAAATATTGAAAATGTAGTATTCGATCGTGGAGGTTATATTTATCATGGTCGTGTGAAAGCACTAGCTGAAGCTGCTAGAGAAGCTGGATTGAAATTCTAA
- the rpsE gene encoding 30S ribosomal protein S5, producing the protein MEQRKPRENGPRRNGPRKNGPRRNGPKVEKEFEERVVTINRVTKVVKGGRKFRFAALVVIGDKKGRVGFGTGKANEVPDAIRKASEAAKRNVINVPIVHGTIPHEINGMFGSGHVFVRPASEGTGIIAGGPVRAVVELAGYSDIISKSLGSRTPINMVRATMEGLKSLKTAQQVAELRDKKVEEIYG; encoded by the coding sequence ATGGAACAACGTAAACCAAGAGAAAATGGGCCAAGAAGAAACGGACCAAGAAAAAATGGACCTAGAAGAAATGGACCTAAAGTTGAAAAAGAATTCGAAGAACGTGTTGTTACTATTAACCGTGTTACAAAAGTTGTTAAAGGTGGACGTAAATTCCGCTTTGCAGCATTAGTTGTAATCGGTGATAAAAAAGGCCGTGTTGGATTCGGAACTGGTAAAGCTAACGAAGTACCTGATGCTATTAGAAAAGCATCTGAAGCAGCTAAAAGAAATGTTATCAATGTACCAATCGTTCATGGAACTATTCCTCATGAAATTAATGGTATGTTTGGTTCAGGACATGTATTTGTAAGACCTGCTTCTGAAGGTACAGGAATCATTGCAGGTGGTCCAGTTCGTGCTGTTGTTGAATTAGCAGGATATTCTGATATTATTTCTAAATCATTAGGATCTAGAACTCCAATCAACATGGTTCGTGCAACTATGGAAGGTTTGAAATCATTGAAAACTGCACAACAAGTTGCAGAATTAAGAGATAAAAAAGTTGAAGAAATTTACGGATAG
- the rpmD gene encoding 50S ribosomal protein L30: protein MAKESKVIITLVKSPIGAKKNQKDTLKALGLTKMHKSVEKVNNEIIQGMIKTVEHLVKVEESK, encoded by the coding sequence ATGGCAAAAGAATCTAAAGTTATCATTACGCTTGTAAAAAGTCCAATTGGTGCGAAGAAAAATCAAAAGGATACTCTTAAAGCGTTAGGTTTAACAAAAATGCACAAATCAGTAGAAAAAGTCAACAATGAAATTATTCAAGGTATGATTAAAACTGTTGAGCACCTTGTTAAAGTTGAAGAAAGTAAATAG